Proteins from a genomic interval of Bradyrhizobium sp. CCBAU 53340:
- a CDS encoding S8 family serine peptidase — protein MKAWDLRTGYVRVLVQRNQNGVLVKATNDLLKGDSPIGTMRDYIHENAAPDFLIDGEFGALPIWDGADQRPAVSPKDRGEKAFSLLALEKSKKFLIRAYVSPASLAKPDFNDGEPVWLDSDVRGLLALPPANNATGDTETLRQDLNAATLHDNGLYGTDVAVAIVDTGTCRPHLARRLGFNPTLDVGNSWTPPTVATKPGLHRIGHGTMCAYDVLAIAPNVTLLDYPLLLGRPAGEHTVSATIGEMMRGYLVLIWRWAILGSIPQSALVVNNSWGIFHPSLDDFAPGDPRRYIDNPGHPFRLYIALLKAFGADVLFAAGNCGNGCPNAVCLQRTTGMIMGANSYDEVLTLAGCDIRDVRVCYSSQGPSIAGMPPQKPDVTAYTQFLGSKVLRGPRGFEPDTGTSAACAVASGCVAALRTARSPIATDPATMIAVLEATAHPMGGAVPNYDYGYGIVRPVAAGQSLGIIP, from the coding sequence ATGAAGGCTTGGGACCTGCGCACCGGCTATGTGCGGGTGCTGGTGCAACGCAATCAGAACGGCGTGCTCGTGAAGGCGACAAACGACCTGCTCAAGGGCGATAGTCCGATCGGCACGATGCGTGATTACATCCACGAGAACGCGGCACCCGACTTTTTGATCGACGGTGAGTTCGGCGCCTTGCCGATTTGGGATGGCGCCGATCAGCGACCTGCAGTCTCGCCCAAGGACAGGGGCGAGAAAGCGTTCTCACTCCTCGCGCTCGAGAAATCGAAGAAATTTCTGATCCGCGCCTACGTTTCTCCCGCGAGCCTCGCCAAGCCGGACTTCAACGACGGCGAGCCGGTCTGGTTGGATTCCGATGTGCGCGGCTTGCTTGCTCTGCCTCCTGCCAACAACGCCACGGGCGACACAGAGACGCTTCGGCAGGACCTCAACGCCGCAACGCTGCACGACAACGGCCTCTACGGAACGGATGTCGCCGTCGCTATCGTTGATACCGGCACCTGCAGGCCACATCTTGCCAGGCGCCTCGGCTTCAATCCGACCCTGGATGTCGGCAATTCATGGACGCCGCCGACGGTGGCGACGAAGCCAGGCCTCCATCGGATCGGACACGGCACGATGTGCGCCTACGACGTGCTCGCAATTGCTCCGAACGTGACGCTGCTCGACTATCCCTTGCTGCTTGGACGTCCGGCCGGGGAGCACACCGTCAGTGCAACGATCGGCGAGATGATGCGCGGTTACCTGGTGCTGATCTGGCGCTGGGCGATCCTGGGATCCATTCCGCAGAGCGCACTCGTCGTCAACAACAGCTGGGGCATCTTTCATCCAAGCCTCGACGACTTTGCGCCCGGCGATCCCAGGCGCTACATCGACAATCCCGGTCATCCCTTCAGATTGTACATCGCCTTGCTCAAGGCATTCGGGGCCGACGTGCTTTTCGCCGCCGGGAACTGCGGTAACGGCTGCCCCAATGCCGTGTGTCTGCAGCGGACGACGGGAATGATCATGGGCGCCAATTCATACGACGAAGTGCTGACGCTCGCCGGCTGCGACATCCGCGACGTGCGCGTCTGCTATTCCTCGCAAGGACCGTCCATCGCGGGCATGCCTCCGCAGAAGCCTGATGTCACCGCCTATACGCAGTTTCTCGGCTCGAAGGTGCTGCGAGGCCCGCGCGGCTTCGAGCCGGATACGGGAACGTCGGCGGCATGTGCCGTGGCATCCGGGTGCGTCGCCGCGCTCCGAACGGCGCGGTCGCCCATCGCGACGGATCCGGCAACTATGATTGCGGTGCTGGAAGCGACAGCACATCCTATGGGCGGCGCGGTGCCCAACTACGATTACGGCTACGGCATCGTCCGGCCGGTGGCGGCCGGGCAAAGCCTGGGCATCATTCCATAA
- a CDS encoding ABC-F family ATP-binding cassette domain-containing protein yields the protein MIRLDNVSKQAGHQILFIEASAALNKGEKIGLVGPNGAGKTTLFRMIAGEELPDEGQVSTDRGITIGYFNQDVGEMSGHSAVAEVMNGAGPVSEVAAELRQLEADMADPDKADQMDEIIARYGEVQHAFEELDGYALDGRAREALSGLGFSQEMMDGDVGKLSGGWKMRVALARILLMRPDVMLLDEPSNHLDLESLIWLEKFLHDYEGTLLMTSHDREFINRVISKVVEIDSGSLTTYSGNYEFYEQQRALNEKQQQAQFERQQAMLAKEIKFIERFKARASHAAQVQSRVKKLDKIERVEPPRRRQSIAFDFPPAPRSGEDVVALKNVYKGYGTKRIYDGLDFMIRRRERWCVMGVNGAGKSTLLKLVAGASDPDEGTVALGGSVKMGYFAQHAMDLLDGERTVFQSLEDQFPTAGQGSLRALAGCFGFSGDDVEKRCRVLSGGEKARLVMAKMLFDPPNFLVLDEPTNHLDLATKEMLITALADFEGTMLFVSHDRHFLATLSNRVLELTPEGIHQYGGGYTEYVARTGQEAPGLRS from the coding sequence ATGATCCGCCTCGACAACGTCAGCAAGCAAGCCGGCCACCAGATCCTGTTCATTGAAGCCTCCGCCGCCCTCAACAAGGGCGAGAAGATCGGCCTCGTCGGCCCGAACGGCGCCGGCAAGACCACCCTGTTCCGGATGATTGCCGGTGAGGAACTGCCCGACGAAGGGCAGGTCTCGACCGATCGCGGCATTACCATCGGCTATTTCAACCAGGACGTCGGCGAGATGTCTGGCCACAGCGCCGTCGCCGAGGTGATGAATGGCGCCGGTCCCGTCAGCGAAGTCGCGGCCGAGCTGCGCCAGCTCGAGGCCGATATGGCCGACCCTGATAAAGCCGACCAGATGGACGAGATCATCGCCCGCTACGGCGAGGTGCAGCACGCCTTCGAGGAACTCGACGGCTATGCGCTGGACGGCCGCGCCCGCGAGGCGCTGTCCGGCCTCGGCTTCAGCCAGGAGATGATGGACGGCGACGTCGGCAAGCTCTCCGGCGGCTGGAAGATGCGCGTGGCGCTGGCGCGTATTCTCTTGATGCGTCCCGACGTGATGCTGCTCGACGAGCCGAGCAACCATCTCGACCTCGAAAGCCTGATCTGGCTGGAGAAGTTCCTGCACGATTACGAAGGCACGCTTCTGATGACCTCGCATGACCGCGAGTTCATCAACCGCGTGATCTCGAAAGTGGTCGAGATCGATTCCGGCTCGCTGACCACCTACAGCGGCAACTACGAGTTCTACGAGCAGCAGCGGGCGCTGAACGAGAAGCAGCAGCAGGCGCAGTTCGAGCGCCAGCAGGCGATGCTGGCGAAAGAGATCAAGTTCATCGAGCGCTTCAAGGCGCGCGCCTCGCATGCGGCCCAGGTGCAGAGCCGGGTGAAGAAGCTCGACAAGATCGAGCGCGTCGAGCCGCCGCGCCGTCGCCAGAGCATTGCGTTCGACTTCCCGCCGGCCCCGCGTTCGGGCGAGGACGTCGTCGCGCTGAAGAACGTCTACAAGGGCTACGGCACCAAGCGCATCTATGACGGGCTCGATTTCATGATCCGCCGCAGGGAGCGCTGGTGCGTGATGGGCGTCAATGGCGCCGGCAAGTCGACCTTGCTCAAGCTCGTCGCAGGCGCGAGCGATCCGGACGAGGGCACGGTTGCCTTGGGCGGCAGCGTCAAGATGGGCTATTTCGCCCAGCACGCGATGGATCTGCTCGACGGCGAGCGGACCGTGTTCCAGTCGCTGGAAGACCAGTTTCCGACCGCGGGGCAGGGGAGCTTGCGCGCGCTCGCCGGCTGCTTCGGCTTCTCCGGCGACGACGTCGAGAAGCGCTGCCGCGTGCTCTCGGGCGGCGAGAAGGCGCGGCTCGTGATGGCCAAGATGTTGTTCGATCCGCCGAACTTCCTGGTGCTGGACGAGCCGACCAACCATCTCGACCTCGCCACCAAGGAAATGCTGATCACGGCGCTGGCCGATTTCGAGGGCACCATGCTGTTCGTTTCGCACGACCGGCATTTCCTCGCGACACTCTCGAACCGCGTGCTGGAGCTGACGCCCGAGGGCATTCACCAGTATGGCGGCGGTTATACGGAATACGTGGCGCGGACCGGGCAGGAAGCGCCGGGGCTGCGGAGCTAG
- a CDS encoding xanthine dehydrogenase family protein molybdopterin-binding subunit, with protein sequence MRPSRREFVKWVSAGGISVSLSRLAAAANVPFAAHETLPGRGKFNPATKGAGRVDGVAKVTGAKLYASDFRANDMPGWPQTTSHAILVRANDATHVYTGMDLARLGGALQPSVIVTAADLDRIGTEVPAFYAGDLFCPLGKTPLYLGQPVALLIFEKFDAFDQARLVLRDGTFVKFGEETGPVIAADYGAYRFTRVASPSPDKPDVYSPIQAGWVSPKKVQSAALPVWSPLAKEMPADYAKAAKYGEQTRAELAANNASMLVLDREFETQSVDPMFLEPECGLAWYSGKGGNLELVLGVQSPYEAAESLAHLLAKAQAPYKPSHINAQFAHVGGGFGGRDHTPFILYVALAAICFPGKPVRLAHDRYQQFQGGIKRHPIKMRSRIGIDRNTGLIKAFAADHVLDGGGLANFSANVAVVAATGAIGIYDIPKVDVTTVAMHSRGVTAGSMRGYGTLQTMTALEVLIDEAASELQLDPIEFRRRNALKQNGRTMTGNPYIVSVRTPEILEKLEKHPIWQQRAQLRQTSGDRLVGTGVACVTKDYGSGADCSLGRVELGPDGKISIFCDHVEMGNGIGTALANRVAGHLGAIADEVSVARVDSYDMLGLVTSGDPYTMDQKTQDAASRNPHWVPSISSATSASIGAHVGTHSAAEAAGVIYRFGLWPAALELWRIPKTDPRARQSANASWQNGQLTLPGLEPLPLARLAATAHARGFVTGAVAHSFSRWAWSRARFALFGEQYLAEIDALAIRRGNGKFERINRSSVTFPPTDNNRIGTAYTSMCGTAVRVEIERATGSLRIAKAYSVFECGTALVPEVVMGQCHGGFAMGVGYALLETLPPFEGGPGNGEWNLGRYLVARGSDLPLRDLEIEMLKPQVSDEAPKGMAEVVMIPIVPALINAIHDATGHRFRALPVTASLLKGVLA encoded by the coding sequence ATGCGGCCTTCGCGACGCGAGTTCGTGAAGTGGGTATCGGCGGGCGGCATTTCGGTCAGCCTGTCGCGTCTCGCAGCGGCGGCGAATGTTCCCTTCGCGGCGCACGAGACGCTGCCCGGACGCGGCAAATTCAATCCCGCAACCAAAGGAGCAGGCCGCGTCGATGGCGTCGCCAAGGTCACGGGCGCAAAGCTCTACGCCTCCGACTTCCGTGCCAACGATATGCCGGGCTGGCCGCAGACCACCTCGCACGCGATCCTGGTCCGCGCCAATGACGCCACGCATGTCTACACCGGCATGGATCTCGCCCGCCTCGGCGGCGCGCTGCAGCCGTCGGTCATCGTGACAGCGGCGGATCTCGATCGCATCGGCACGGAGGTGCCGGCGTTCTACGCCGGCGACCTGTTCTGCCCGCTCGGCAAGACGCCGCTCTATCTGGGCCAGCCGGTCGCGCTTCTGATCTTCGAAAAATTCGACGCCTTCGACCAGGCGCGGCTCGTGCTGCGCGACGGTACCTTCGTCAAGTTTGGCGAGGAGACCGGTCCTGTGATCGCGGCCGATTACGGCGCCTATCGCTTCACCCGCGTCGCAAGCCCCTCGCCCGACAAGCCGGACGTCTATTCGCCGATCCAGGCCGGTTGGGTCTCGCCCAAGAAAGTGCAGAGCGCCGCACTGCCGGTGTGGTCGCCGCTCGCCAAGGAGATGCCGGCCGACTACGCCAAGGCCGCGAAATATGGCGAGCAGACCCGCGCTGAATTGGCCGCGAACAATGCCTCCATGCTGGTGCTCGACCGCGAGTTCGAGACCCAGTCGGTCGATCCGATGTTCCTGGAGCCGGAATGCGGCCTTGCCTGGTACAGCGGCAAAGGCGGCAATCTCGAGCTGGTGCTCGGCGTGCAGTCTCCCTACGAGGCCGCCGAGTCGCTCGCGCATCTGCTGGCCAAGGCGCAGGCGCCCTACAAGCCCTCGCACATCAACGCCCAGTTCGCCCATGTCGGCGGCGGATTTGGCGGCCGCGACCACACGCCGTTCATTCTCTATGTTGCGCTCGCCGCGATCTGCTTCCCCGGCAAGCCGGTGCGGCTGGCGCATGACCGCTACCAGCAATTCCAGGGCGGCATCAAACGCCACCCGATCAAGATGCGCTCGCGCATCGGCATCGACCGCAACACCGGCCTGATCAAGGCCTTTGCCGCCGATCACGTGCTCGATGGCGGCGGGCTCGCCAACTTCTCCGCCAACGTCGCCGTGGTCGCCGCCACAGGCGCGATCGGCATCTACGACATTCCCAAGGTCGACGTCACCACGGTCGCGATGCATTCGCGCGGTGTTACCGCCGGCTCGATGCGCGGCTACGGCACGCTGCAGACCATGACGGCGCTGGAAGTGCTGATCGACGAGGCCGCGTCCGAGCTCCAGCTCGACCCCATCGAATTCCGCCGCCGCAATGCCCTCAAGCAGAACGGCCGGACCATGACCGGCAATCCCTATATCGTCTCGGTGCGCACGCCCGAGATCCTCGAGAAGCTCGAGAAGCATCCGATCTGGCAACAACGCGCGCAGCTCAGGCAAACCTCGGGCGACCGGCTGGTCGGCACCGGTGTGGCCTGCGTGACCAAGGATTACGGCTCTGGCGCGGACTGCTCGCTCGGCCGCGTCGAGCTCGGGCCAGACGGCAAGATCTCGATCTTCTGCGACCATGTCGAGATGGGCAACGGCATCGGCACGGCGCTGGCGAACCGCGTCGCCGGGCACCTTGGTGCCATTGCCGATGAGGTCTCGGTCGCGCGCGTCGACAGCTACGACATGCTTGGTCTCGTCACCTCGGGCGATCCCTACACGATGGACCAGAAGACCCAGGATGCAGCCTCGCGCAATCCGCACTGGGTGCCGTCGATCTCCTCGGCGACATCGGCCTCGATCGGGGCCCATGTCGGCACGCACTCCGCGGCCGAAGCTGCCGGCGTGATCTACCGCTTCGGCCTGTGGCCTGCCGCACTGGAGCTGTGGCGCATCCCGAAGACCGATCCGCGCGCCAGGCAATCGGCGAATGCGAGCTGGCAGAATGGTCAGCTCACCCTGCCCGGCCTCGAGCCGTTGCCATTGGCGAGGCTTGCCGCAACCGCCCATGCGCGCGGTTTCGTCACCGGCGCGGTCGCGCATAGTTTCTCGCGCTGGGCCTGGTCGCGGGCGCGCTTTGCCCTGTTCGGCGAGCAGTACCTCGCCGAGATCGACGCGCTCGCGATCCGCCGCGGCAACGGCAAGTTCGAGCGGATCAACCGCTCGAGCGTCACCTTTCCGCCGACCGACAACAACCGCATCGGCACCGCCTACACCTCGATGTGCGGCACCGCCGTCCGCGTCGAGATCGAGCGCGCCACCGGGAGCTTGCGCATCGCCAAGGCCTACAGCGTGTTCGAATGCGGCACCGCGCTGGTCCCTGAAGTGGTGATGGGCCAGTGCCATGGCGGCTTCGCCATGGGCGTCGGCTATGCGCTCTTGGAAACGCTGCCGCCGTTCGAGGGCGGCCCGGGCAACGGCGAATGGAATCTCGGTCGTTACCTCGTCGCGCGCGGCTCGGATCTTCCCTTGCGCGATCTCGAGATCGAGATGCTGAAGCCGCAGGTATCGGACGAAGCGCCCAAGGGCATGGCGGAGGTCGTGATGATCCCGATCGTGCCGGCGCTGATCAACGCCATCCACGACGCCACCGGTCATCGCTTCCGCGCGCTGCCGGTGACCGCGAGCCTCTTGAAGGGAGTTTTGGCGTGA
- a CDS encoding (2Fe-2S)-binding protein: MTTLSLTINGQKHGPMDVRDDLSMNDFLREMLGMTGTKFGCGAAQCLSCAIIVDEPDGSSYTSPTCIAPAVNFDGKSIRTVEGHAKEGQLSALQQAFINHFAFQCGYCTSGFLNEGQVLLERLAHTPVAREALEQTIADALDGHLCRCTGYIKYHEAVRDVILADASRYLVASK; the protein is encoded by the coding sequence GTGACGACCCTCAGCCTCACCATCAACGGCCAAAAGCATGGCCCGATGGACGTCCGCGACGATCTCTCGATGAACGATTTTCTGCGCGAGATGCTCGGCATGACCGGGACCAAGTTCGGCTGCGGTGCCGCGCAATGCCTGAGCTGCGCCATCATCGTCGACGAGCCTGATGGCTCGAGCTACACCAGCCCGACCTGCATCGCGCCGGCCGTGAATTTCGACGGCAAGTCGATCCGCACCGTCGAGGGCCACGCCAAGGAAGGCCAGCTCTCGGCCCTGCAGCAGGCCTTCATCAATCACTTCGCCTTCCAGTGCGGCTATTGCACATCAGGTTTTCTCAACGAGGGCCAGGTGCTGCTCGAGCGTCTGGCGCACACGCCGGTCGCCCGCGAGGCGCTGGAGCAAACCATTGCAGACGCGCTCGACGGGCATCTGTGCCGCTGCACCGGCTACATCAAATATCACGAGGCGGTGCGCGACGTGATCCTGGCCGATGCCAGCCGCTATCTCGTCGCTAGCAAATGA
- a CDS encoding Isoquinoline 1-oxidoreductase subunit has protein sequence MSAPAMIPARIKIMVAMAALTSSLCAGYAASDTTSHGLASPESFAGIADTEKRSAAIFTELGKVLTHPRCTNCHPAGDRPRQGDNPRLHQPPVTRGADGHGLEAMRCNTCHQKANFEPGRIPGHPEWHLAPREMAWEGKTIGEICEQIRDPARNGGRKVEELIDHIGKDTLVGWAWRPGFGRSPVPGTQAQAGALVEAWVKTGAACPAP, from the coding sequence ATGAGCGCGCCAGCGATGATCCCCGCGCGCATCAAGATCATGGTTGCGATGGCAGCGCTGACGAGCAGCCTGTGCGCGGGCTATGCCGCGTCGGACACGACGAGCCACGGCCTCGCCTCGCCCGAAAGTTTTGCCGGCATCGCCGACACCGAAAAACGCTCGGCCGCGATCTTCACCGAGCTCGGCAAGGTGCTGACACATCCGCGCTGCACCAACTGCCACCCGGCCGGCGACCGCCCGCGCCAGGGCGACAATCCGCGCCTGCATCAGCCGCCGGTGACACGCGGCGCCGACGGCCATGGCCTTGAGGCGATGCGCTGCAACACCTGCCACCAGAAAGCCAATTTCGAGCCCGGCCGCATCCCCGGTCATCCCGAATGGCATCTCGCCCCGCGCGAGATGGCCTGGGAAGGCAAGACGATCGGCGAGATCTGCGAACAGATCCGCGACCCCGCCCGCAACGGCGGCCGCAAGGTCGAGGAGCTGATCGATCATATCGGCAAGGACACCCTGGTCGGCTGGGCCTGGAGGCCCGGCTTCGGCCGCTCGCCGGTGCCTGGCACGCAGGCGCAAGCCGGCGCGCTGGTCGAGGCCTGGGTGAAGACGGGAGCTGCCTGCCCCGCGCCGTGA